In the bacterium genome, one interval contains:
- the rplC gene encoding 50S ribosomal protein L3 translates to MALGLIGKKLGMTQVYTAAGELVGVTVIQAGPCTVVQAKSAVTDGYAAVQVGFGNKKPQRATKATREHCVKAGKGVFQVLREFRLEEGAPAMAAGDEITVAALFKQGDKVDVTGITKGRGYTGVVKRHGFGGFPASHGTHEYFRHGGSIGNRSFPGRVFKNKRMAGHYGTDRVTTQNIEIVAVRPEENLVLVRGAVPGARNGIVLLRPAVKAKKKHG, encoded by the coding sequence ATGGCGCTCGGATTGATCGGCAAGAAGCTGGGCATGACCCAGGTGTACACCGCAGCCGGCGAGCTGGTGGGGGTGACGGTGATCCAGGCCGGCCCGTGCACCGTCGTGCAGGCGAAGTCCGCGGTCACGGACGGCTATGCCGCCGTGCAGGTCGGCTTCGGCAACAAGAAGCCGCAACGCGCCACCAAGGCGACCCGCGAGCACTGCGTGAAGGCCGGCAAGGGCGTCTTCCAGGTGCTGCGCGAATTCCGCCTCGAGGAGGGCGCGCCAGCGATGGCGGCGGGCGACGAGATCACCGTTGCGGCGCTGTTCAAGCAGGGCGACAAGGTCGACGTCACCGGAATCACCAAGGGGCGCGGCTACACCGGCGTCGTCAAACGGCACGGCTTCGGCGGCTTCCCCGCCAGTCACGGCACGCACGAGTACTTCCGCCACGGCGGCTCCATCGGCAATCGCTCGTTCCCGGGTCGCGTGTTCAAGAACAAGCGCATGGCGGGCCACTATGGTACCGATCGGGTCACGACGCAGAACATCGAGATCGTCGCGGTGCGGCCCGAGGAGAACCTGGTGCTGGTGCGCGGCGCGGTGCCCGGCGCGCGCAACGGCATCGTGCTGCTGCGCCCGGCGGTGAAGGCGAAGAAGAAGCATGGCTGA
- the rpsJ gene encoding 30S ribosomal protein S10 yields MNDKIRIRLKAYDHRLLDQSVREIVETVRRTGGRVAGPIPLPTRIERFTVNRSPHVDKKSREQFEIRTHKRLLDILDPTQQTIDALGKLDLAAGVDVEIKLQ; encoded by the coding sequence ATGAACGACAAGATCCGCATCCGCCTGAAGGCGTACGACCACCGGCTCCTCGACCAGTCGGTGCGGGAGATCGTCGAGACCGTGCGCCGCACCGGCGGCCGCGTCGCCGGCCCGATCCCGCTCCCGACCCGCATCGAGCGCTTCACCGTCAACCGGTCGCCGCACGTCGACAAGAAGTCGCGCGAGCAGTTCGAGATCCGCACCCACAAGCGCCTGCTCGACATTCTCGATCCGACGCAGCAGACCATCGACGCCCTCGGCAAGCTCGATCTGGCCGCCGGCGTCGACGTCGAGATCAAGCTGCAGTAG
- the tuf gene encoding elongation factor Tu: protein MAKAKFERTKPHCNIGTIGHIDHGKTTLTAAITKVLAEAGTAQFVAFDQIDKAPEEKARGITINTAHVEYETKNRHYAHVDCPGHADYIKNMITGAAQMDGAILVVAASDGPMPQTREHILLARQVGVPAIVVFMNKVDMVDDAELLDLVELEVRELLSKYEFPGDDIPIIRGSALKALEGDKSEVGAPAVLKLMEEVDRYIPQPTRDVDKPFLMPVEDVFSISGRGTVATGRVERGRVKVGEEIEIVGIKATTKTVVTGVEMFRKLLDEGQAGDNIGCLLRGTKREEIERGQVLAKPGSITPHTQFEAEVYILTKEEGGRHTPFFKGYRPQFYFRTTDVTGVAQLPEGTEMVMPGDNVKLAVELIMPIAMEEGLRFAIREGGRTVGAGVVSKIIA from the coding sequence ATGGCGAAGGCGAAGTTCGAGCGGACGAAGCCGCACTGCAACATTGGGACGATCGGGCACATCGACCACGGGAAGACGACGCTGACGGCGGCGATCACCAAGGTGCTGGCGGAGGCGGGGACGGCGCAGTTCGTGGCGTTCGACCAGATCGACAAGGCGCCGGAGGAGAAGGCGCGCGGGATCACGATCAACACGGCGCACGTGGAGTACGAGACGAAGAATCGGCACTACGCGCACGTGGATTGCCCGGGGCACGCCGACTACATCAAGAACATGATCACCGGGGCGGCGCAGATGGACGGCGCGATTCTGGTGGTGGCGGCCTCGGACGGGCCGATGCCGCAGACGCGCGAGCACATCCTGCTGGCGCGCCAGGTGGGGGTGCCGGCGATCGTGGTGTTCATGAACAAGGTGGACATGGTCGACGACGCCGAGCTGCTGGACCTGGTGGAGCTGGAGGTGCGCGAGCTGCTGTCGAAGTACGAGTTTCCGGGCGATGACATTCCGATCATCCGCGGCAGCGCGCTGAAGGCGCTCGAGGGCGACAAGAGCGAGGTGGGGGCGCCGGCGGTGCTGAAGCTGATGGAGGAGGTGGACCGGTACATTCCGCAGCCGACGCGGGACGTGGACAAGCCGTTTCTGATGCCGGTGGAGGACGTGTTCTCGATCAGCGGCCGGGGCACGGTGGCGACCGGGCGGGTGGAGCGGGGGCGGGTGAAGGTGGGCGAGGAGATCGAGATCGTCGGCATCAAGGCGACGACCAAGACGGTGGTGACGGGCGTGGAGATGTTCCGCAAGCTGCTCGACGAGGGGCAGGCGGGGGACAACATCGGCTGCCTGCTGCGGGGGACCAAGCGCGAGGAGATCGAGCGCGGGCAGGTGCTGGCGAAGCCGGGGTCGATCACGCCGCACACGCAGTTCGAGGCGGAGGTGTACATTCTGACCAAGGAGGAGGGCGGGCGGCACACGCCGTTCTTCAAGGGGTACCGGCCGCAGTTCTACTTCCGGACCACCGACGTGACCGGGGTGGCGCAGTTGCCCGAGGGCACCGAGATGGTGATGCCGGGGGACAACGTGAAGCTGGCGGTGGAGCTGATCATGCCGATCGCGATGGAGGAGGGGCTGCGCTTCGCCATCCGCGAGGGCGGCCGCACCGTCGGCGCCGGCGTCGTCTCCAAGATCATCGCCTGA
- the fusA gene encoding elongation factor G: protein MARQVSLERTRNIGIMAHIDAGKTTTTERILFYTGINYKIGEVHEGTATMDWMVQEQERGITITSAATTCSWRDHRINIIDTPGHVDFTIEVERSLRVLDGAVAVFCSVGGVEPQSETVWRQADKYMVPRIAFINKMDRVGADFDRGVGMMRDRLKANPVPIQLPIGAEEHFRGIIDLVTMKALVWDDESLGARWREDEIPADMKDAVDAAREKLLEAVADVDEHLLEKYLNGEAIDEAEIRHAVRAATLQLKLVPVLCGSAFKNKGVQALLDAVVDYLPSPLDKPPVIGVNPDTQKEEERKAEDKAPFAALAFKIMTDPYVGTLTFFRVYSGRIESGEHVLNPAKGKRERIGRLLKMHANKREEIKEVYAGDIAAAVGLRDSTTGDTISDVDHPIVLESIEFPEPVISIAIEPKTKQDQERLGTSLQKLATEDPSFRVETDTETGQTIIKGMGELHLEIIVDRLLREFKVDANVGRPQVAYKETIRKSVEQETKFVRQTGGRGQYGHVVLRIEPLPPGSGFQFADETKGGVVPREYIPAVEKGAKEALEGGVLAGYPMVDVKVALTFGSYHEVDSSEMAFKIAGSMALKDGAKKASPVLLEPVMAVEVVVPEEFMGDVMGNLSSRRGRIEGMEDRAGAKVVTAKVPLKEMFGYATDLRSMTQGRANYTMQFSHYEPVPQMVSEEILAKGAAA, encoded by the coding sequence ATGGCACGGCAGGTTTCGCTCGAGCGCACGCGCAACATCGGCATCATGGCCCACATCGATGCCGGGAAGACGACGACGACCGAGCGCATACTTTTCTACACCGGCATCAACTACAAGATCGGCGAGGTGCACGAAGGCACCGCGACGATGGACTGGATGGTGCAGGAGCAGGAACGAGGCATCACGATCACGTCCGCCGCGACGACCTGTAGCTGGCGCGATCACCGCATCAACATCATCGACACGCCGGGGCACGTGGACTTCACCATCGAGGTCGAGCGCTCGCTGCGCGTGCTCGATGGCGCGGTGGCGGTGTTCTGCTCGGTGGGCGGCGTCGAGCCGCAGTCGGAAACGGTGTGGCGCCAGGCCGACAAATACATGGTCCCGCGCATCGCGTTCATCAACAAGATGGACCGCGTCGGCGCCGACTTCGACCGCGGGGTCGGCATGATGCGCGACCGACTGAAGGCGAACCCGGTTCCCATCCAGTTGCCGATCGGCGCGGAGGAGCACTTCCGCGGCATCATCGACCTGGTGACGATGAAGGCGCTGGTGTGGGACGATGAGAGCCTGGGCGCGCGCTGGCGCGAGGACGAGATACCGGCCGACATGAAGGATGCCGTCGACGCCGCGCGCGAGAAGCTGCTCGAGGCGGTGGCCGATGTCGACGAGCACCTGCTCGAGAAGTACCTGAACGGCGAGGCGATCGACGAGGCCGAGATCCGCCATGCCGTCCGCGCTGCGACCCTGCAACTGAAGCTGGTGCCGGTGTTGTGCGGCTCGGCGTTCAAGAACAAGGGCGTGCAGGCGCTGCTCGACGCCGTCGTCGACTATCTGCCGTCGCCGCTCGACAAGCCGCCGGTCATCGGCGTCAATCCCGACACGCAGAAGGAAGAGGAGCGCAAGGCCGAGGACAAGGCGCCGTTCGCTGCGCTCGCGTTCAAGATCATGACCGACCCATACGTCGGCACCTTGACTTTCTTCCGCGTCTACTCGGGCCGCATCGAGTCGGGCGAGCACGTGCTGAACCCCGCCAAAGGCAAGCGCGAGCGCATCGGCCGGCTCCTCAAGATGCACGCCAACAAGCGGGAGGAAATCAAGGAGGTCTACGCCGGTGACATTGCCGCGGCGGTCGGCCTGCGCGATTCCACCACCGGCGACACGATCAGCGACGTCGACCATCCGATCGTCCTGGAGTCGATCGAGTTCCCGGAGCCGGTGATCTCGATCGCCATCGAGCCGAAGACCAAGCAGGATCAGGAGCGCCTGGGGACCTCACTGCAGAAGCTGGCGACCGAGGACCCGTCGTTCCGCGTCGAGACCGACACCGAGACCGGCCAGACCATCATCAAGGGGATGGGTGAGTTGCACCTCGAGATCATCGTCGACCGCCTGCTGCGCGAGTTCAAGGTCGACGCCAACGTCGGCCGGCCGCAGGTCGCGTACAAAGAGACGATCCGCAAATCGGTGGAGCAGGAGACGAAATTCGTCCGCCAGACCGGCGGCCGCGGCCAGTACGGCCACGTGGTGCTGCGCATCGAGCCGCTGCCGCCGGGCAGTGGCTTCCAGTTCGCGGACGAGACCAAGGGCGGCGTCGTGCCGCGCGAGTACATCCCGGCGGTCGAGAAGGGTGCCAAGGAAGCGCTCGAGGGCGGGGTGCTCGCCGGCTATCCGATGGTCGATGTGAAGGTCGCCCTGACGTTCGGCTCGTACCACGAGGTCGACTCGTCGGAGATGGCGTTCAAGATCGCCGGCTCCATGGCGCTGAAGGACGGCGCGAAGAAGGCGTCACCGGTGCTCCTCGAGCCCGTGATGGCGGTCGAGGTCGTCGTGCCCGAGGAGTTCATGGGCGATGTGATGGGCAACCTGTCGAGCCGGCGCGGCCGGATCGAGGGCATGGAGGATCGGGCTGGCGCCAAGGTGGTGACCGCCAAGGTGCCGCTCAAGGAAATGTTCGGATACGCCACGGACCTGCGCTCGATGACGCAGGGGCGCGCCAATTACACCATGCAGTTCTCACACTATGAGCCAGTGCCGCAGATGGTCTCCGAGGAGATCCTGGCAAAGGGCGCGGCGGCGTAA
- the rpsG gene encoding 30S ribosomal protein S7 produces MPRKGEVRRRDVLPDPKFHDRLVTKFVNAMMFGGKKSTAERIFYGALDIVAQRTKEDPLVIFRRSLDNVKPSVEVRSRRVGGATYQVPVEVRPVRRMSLGMRWLVSFARGRSEKSMADRLAGEIIDAANSRGAAIKKKEDTHRMADANKAFAHYRW; encoded by the coding sequence ATGCCGCGCAAAGGTGAAGTCCGTCGCCGGGACGTGCTCCCGGATCCCAAGTTCCACGACCGCTTGGTGACGAAGTTCGTCAACGCCATGATGTTCGGCGGCAAGAAGAGCACCGCCGAGCGGATCTTCTACGGGGCGCTCGATATCGTGGCGCAGCGCACCAAGGAGGATCCGCTGGTGATCTTCCGGCGCTCCCTGGATAACGTGAAGCCGTCCGTCGAGGTACGCTCCCGGCGGGTCGGCGGCGCGACGTATCAGGTTCCGGTCGAAGTGCGGCCGGTGCGCCGCATGTCGCTGGGGATGCGCTGGCTGGTGTCGTTCGCGCGTGGGCGCAGCGAAAAGTCGATGGCCGACCGGCTGGCCGGCGAGATCATCGACGCCGCCAACAGTCGCGGCGCCGCGATCAAGAAGAAGGAAGATACGCACCGCATGGCGGACGCCAACAAGGCGTTCGCCCACTACCGCTGGTAA
- the rpsL gene encoding 30S ribosomal protein S12 translates to MPTTNQLVKHGRVKQRRKTAAPALQASPQKRGVCTRVYTQTPKKPNSALRKVARVRLTNGIEVTTYIPGIGHNLQEHSVVLIRGGRVKDLPGVRYHIVRGTLDSIGVQDRKQGRSKYGAKRPK, encoded by the coding sequence ATGCCGACGACCAATCAGCTCGTGAAGCACGGCCGCGTCAAGCAGCGGCGCAAGACCGCAGCCCCGGCGCTGCAGGCGTCGCCGCAGAAGCGCGGCGTGTGCACGCGCGTCTACACCCAGACGCCCAAGAAGCCGAACTCGGCGCTGCGCAAGGTCGCGCGCGTGCGGCTGACCAATGGGATCGAGGTCACGACCTACATCCCGGGCATCGGTCACAATCTGCAGGAGCACTCGGTGGTGCTGATCCGCGGCGGTCGCGTCAAGGATCTTCCTGGTGTGCGCTACCACATCGTGCGCGGCACGCTCGATTCGATCGGCGTGCAGGACCGCAAGCAGGGGCGCTCGAAGTACGGCGCCAAGCGGCCGAAGTGA